The proteins below are encoded in one region of Archocentrus centrarchus isolate MPI-CPG fArcCen1 chromosome 13, fArcCen1, whole genome shotgun sequence:
- the LOC115790414 gene encoding extracellular calcium-sensing receptor-like encodes MGKPMELQGVQVTVCSQLGAPSNRGVFQDGDVIIGGLFSLHYIPSAVEQDFTKLPHYNPCTGLELQALKYMYTMAFAVEEINQNSALLPGIKLGYHILDSCGRYPWALQSAVSLVGGDRQSCNLTASSLYSEVYKEAGETAGVQPVPFIIGGHSSTTGIILSRTLGPLSISYLASCPCLSDRSNFPNFFRTIPSDIYQARTMAQLAIRLNWTWIGAVLANNDYGQMAIQVFKEEIKGKRVCLEFIETIHRETIVSDARRVALTIQSSTATVIMIFCWYTDVKEIFMELAKKNVTDRQFLASEAWSTSDDLLQDITISKVASGVLGVAIRSSTIPGFENYLKNLSPSRRPDDDFLREFWEKEFGCSYVDTSLSLGDHMSNISTSSLPPCSGTESMKEVQHFFSDTSQLRVAYNVYLAVYAAAHALKSLLSCPSGDIPPKNNISVCSFPKHIKAIELLQHTNTVNFTTPQGEVFYFQGGDPPAKYDLVNWQNTPGGTLKLVLVGQVDGFDLHLNESAIRWSTGSNQVPVSVCSKSCPPGTWMADRKGKPACCFDCIACAEGEISNKTSSLYCERCQSEFWSNAEKTACIPRQLDFLSFNETLGVTLTTAAMSGVTVTTAVFVVFLFYRKTPVVRANNSELSFLLLLSLKLCFLCSLVFIGRPSVWSCRFQQAAFGISFVLCVSCLLVKTIVVLAVFHSARPGAETLMKWFGPGQQRGSVCFFTCIQVIICAIWLCLSPPRPQSDLGFQGSKVTLECAMESVVGFSLVLGYIGLLACTCLLLAFLARKLPDNFNEAKLITFSMLIFCAVWVAFVPAYISSPGKYVVAVEVFAILASSYGLLICIFAPKCFIILLRPEKNTKKHLMAR; translated from the exons ATGGGCAAACCGATGGAACTGCAGGGGGTACAGGTTACAGTGTGCTCCCAGTTGGGTGCACCAAGCAACAGGGGTGTCTTCCAGGATGGAGACGTGATTATCGGTGGACTCTTTAGTCTGCACTACATACCTTCAGCTGTAGAACAGGACTTCACCAAACTGCCACATTACAATCCTTGTACTGG TTTAGAATTACAGGCATTAAAATACATGTATACTATGGCATTTGCTGTGGAGGAAATCAATCAAAACAGTGCTCTGCTACCAGGAATAAAATTGGGTTATCATATACTTGATAGCTGCGGCCGATACCCGTGGGCTCTGCAAAGCGCTGTCTCACTGGTTGGTGGCGACAGACAGAGCTGCAATTTAACAGCCTCCTCACTTTATTCTGAAGTTTACAAAGAAGCTGGAGAAACAGCAG gTGTTCAGCCTGTTCCTTTTATCATTGGTGGTCACTCATCTACAACAGGCATAATACTGTCCAGGACCCTGGGGCCTCTCTCT ATCAGCTACTTGGCTAGCTGCCCCTGTCTTAGTGACAGATCCAACTTTCCTAACTTCTTCAGAACAATCCCCAGTGATATCTACCAAGCTCGGACCATGGCACAACTGGCCATACGTCTCAACTGGACTTGGATTGGAGCTGTGCTTGCAAACAATGATTACGGTCAAATGGCAATACAG GTATTTAAGGAAGAGATTAAGGGGAAAAGGGTGTGTCTGGAATTCATAGAGACTATTCACAGAGAAACTATTGTGAGTGATGCCAGACGGGTGGCGCTCACCATCCAATCTTCAACTGCAACTGTGATTATGATCTTTTGCTGGTATACAGATGTAAAGGAAATATTTATGGAACTTGCCAAGAAAAAT GTGACTGACAGACAGTTTCTGGCCAGTGAGGCTTGGAGTACCAGTGATGATCTTCTCCAAGATATTACCATTTCTAAAGTGGCAAGTGGTGTTCTTGGTGTTGCCATTCGAAGTTCAACAATACCAGGATTTGAAAATTATCTGAAAAATTTGAGTCCGTCTCGTCGTCCTGATGATGATTTTTTGAGAGAATTTTGGGAAAAGGAGTTTGGTTGCAGTTATGTGGACACCTCACTCTCACTAGGTGACCATATGTCAAATATTTCTACTTCATCTTTACCACCCTGCAGTGGGACAGAGTCCATGAAGGAAGTGCAACATTTCTTTAGTGATACATCCCAGCTAAGAGTGGCATATAATGTCTACCTTGCTGTTTATGCTGCAGCCCATGCCCTTAAAAGCCTACTCTCTTGCCCCAGCGGAGATATCCCTCCTAAAAATAATATCTCTGTTTGCTCCTTTCCAAAACACATCAAAGCTATCGAG ctgctgcagcacacaaacacagtgaatttCACAACACCACAAGGAGAAGTGTTTTATTTCCAAGGAGGTGACCCTCCAGCAAAGTATGACCTTGTCAACTGGCAGAACACGCCTGGGGGGACACTAAAACTTGTTTTGGTTGGTCAGGTAGACGGTTTTGACCTCCACCTTAATGAGTCAGCTATTCGGTGGAGCACAGGATCCAATCAG GTGCCTGTTTCAGTGTGCAGTAAAAGCTGTCCCCCAGGTACTTGGATGGCAGATAGGAAAGGGAAACCTGCCTGCTGTTTTGACTGTATTGCATGTGCTGAAGGGGAGATTAGCAATAAAACCA GTTCACTTTACTGTGAGCGGTGTCAGTCTGAGTTCTGGTCCAACGCTGAAAAGACTGCCTGCATCCCTCGGCAGCTGGACTTTCTTTCCTTTAATGAAACTTTGGGTGTCACTCTCACAACAGCAGCTATGTCTGGCGTCACTGTGACAACAGCTGTCTTTGTGGTGTTTCTTTTCTACCGTAAAACACCTGTG GTACGAGCCAACAATTCAGAGTTGAGCTTCCTGCTTCTTCTGTCACTCAagctctgcttcctgtgctCACTGGTGTTCATTGGCCGCCCATCAGTCTGGTCCTGTCGGTTCCAGCAGGCTGCATTTGGGATCagctttgtgctttgtgtttcttgCCTCCTGGTAAAAACCATCGTGGTCTTGGCTGTTTTCCACTCAGCTCGGCCTGGTGCCGAAACCTTGATGAAGTGGTTTGGCCCTGGGCAACAGAGAGGAAGTGTCTGCTTCTTTACATGCATACAG GTTATCATTTGCGCCATATGGTTGTGCCTTAGCCCTCCCAGGCCTCAAAGTGATCTTGGTTTtcaggggtcaaaggtcaccttGGAGTGTGCCATGGAGTCTGTGGTGGGCTTCTCCCTTGTCCTGGGCTACATTGGCCTGCTGGCCTGTACCTGCCTCCTCTTGGCGTTTCTTGCTCGTAAACTTCCTGACAACTTCAACGAGGCCAAACTCATCACTTTCAGCATGCTGATTTTCTGTGCTGTTTGGGTGGCCTTTGTGCCTGCTTACATTAGTTCTCCAGGGAAGTATGTTGTTGCTGTGGAAGTTTTTGCAATACTTGCCTCTAGCTATGGTTTACTGATTTGCATTTTTGCCCCCAAATGTTTCATCATTCTTTTGAGGCCCGAgaagaacacaaagaaacatctTATGGCTAGATAG
- the LOC115790778 gene encoding extracellular calcium-sensing receptor-like, whose product MDGDFIIGGSFALHVYMNTIYNNYMSMPESVKCKGSIDTRGLHFSRAMVFAIEEINNSTELLPGIRLGYQIYDSCASVPVAVHVAFQFLNSFDPVLYTDNNCSQAGMVVAVVGDSGSMPSISISRLISSFNIPQVSHFATCACLSDKQQYPNFFRTIPSDQFQGEALAKLIKHFGWTWIGAVRSDSDYGNNGMASFLEAAQREGICVEYSVSFYWTHPQSRIQRVADVIRRSKAVVVVAFASFGNMKILLEELSREPSPPRQWIGSESWVTNTELTRFTFCAGAIGFGIPKSVIPGFRDFLLNLSFSEVAASPVFTEFWEDAFNCTLNKIPAADKKVCDGTEDIQNLQSQYTDTSELRITNMVYKAVYAIAHAIHNAVCKGKNATATCDKLMKIEPRQVLTQLKKVNFSQNGYDVSFNANGDPVAVYELVNWQKSESGITKIVTVGLYDASLPVGQEFRINRNITWMEHSTKVPVSVCSDSCPPGTRKVLQKGKPICCYDCILCPEGEISNTTDSADCLPCYKEFWPNAKRDTCVPKPVEFLSFQDSLGIILATVSAVGACLAIITAAIFFCHRTTPIVRANNSELSFLLLISLTLCFLCSLTFIGAPSDWSCMLRHTSFGITFVLCISCVLGKTIVVLMAFKATLPGSNVMKWFGPPQQRMTVMCFTFIQVLICTIWLVLSPPFPMKNLTTYKEKIILECALGSAFGFWAVLGYIGLLASFCFVLAVLARKLPDNFNEAKLITFSMLIFCAVWITFIPAYVSSPGKFTVVVEIFAILASSFGLMMCIFAPKCFIILFKPENNTKKYLMNKNQS is encoded by the exons ATGGATGGAGATTTTATCATCGGGGGATCTTTCGCCCTTCATGTCTACATGAACACAATTTACAATAACTACATGAGCATGCCTGAGTCTGTGAAATGCAAAGGGAG CATTGACACCCGTGGGCTGCACTTCTCACGTGCAATGGTCTTTGCCATAGAAGAGATCAACAacagcacagagctgctgccaggAATCAGGCTTGGGTATCAGATTTATGACTCATGTGCATCAGTGCCTGTGGCAGTGCATGTggcatttcagtttttgaataGCTTTGACCCTGTGTTGTACACTGATAACAATTGCTCTCAAGCTGGTATGGTGGTAGCTGTTGTTGGTGACTCTGGGTCTATGCCATCCATCAGCATCTCACGGCTTATCAGTTCCTTTAACATTCCTCAA GTGAGCCACTTTGCCACATGTGCATGTTTGTCTGACAAACAGCAGTACCCCAATTTTTTCAGAACAATCCCCAGTGACCAGTTCCAAGGTGAAGCACTAGCCAAGCTGATAAAACACTTTGGCTGGACTTGGATAGGTGCTGTCCGGTCAGATTCAGATTATGGAAATAATGGCATGGCATCTTTTCTagaagcagcacagagagaggggATCTGTGTGGAATATTCTGTGTCTTTCTATTGGACCCACCCACAGAGCAGGATTCAGAGAGTAGCAGATGTTATCCGCAG GTCTaaagctgtggttgttgtggcatttgcatCTTTTGGAAACATGAAGATCCTGTTGGAGGAGCTTTCACGTGAGCCATCCCCACCTCGCCAGTGGATAGGCAGTGAGTCATGGGTAACCAACACAGAATTAACAAGGTTCACTTTCTGTGCTGGGGCCATTGGATTTGGGATTCCAAAGTCTGTAATCCCGGGTTTCAGAGACTTCCTGCtgaatctctctttctctgaagTTGCTGCTTCCCCAGTGTTTACAGAGTTCTGGGAGGACGCATTCAACTGTACACTGAACAAAA ttcCTGCTGCAGACAAGAAGGTGTGTGATGGAACTGAAGACATACAGAATCTCCAAAGCCAGTACACTGACACATCTGAGCTCAGAATTACTAACATGGTGTACAAGGCTGTGTATGCAATAGCACACGCCATCCATAATGCAGTGTGTAAAGGGAAAAATGCCACAGCTACATGTGACAAACTAATGAAGATAGAGCCCAGACAG GTTTTAACTCAGTTAAAGAAAGTAAATTTTTCCCAGAATGGTTATGATGTGTCATTTAATGCTAATGGGGATCCTGTGGCTGTTTATGAGCTGGTTAATTGGCAAAAAAGTGAAAGTGGCATCACTAAAATAGTAACTGTTGGGCTTTATGATGCATCACTGCCAGTGGGCCAGGAGTTCAGAATTAATAGAAACATAACCTGGATGGAGCATAGCACAAAG GTGCCAGTGTCAGTGTGCAGTGACAGTTGTCCTCCAGGAACTCGTAAAGTGCTACAGAAAGGAAAACCCATCTGCTGCTATGACTGTATACTGTGTCCTGAGGGAGAGATAAGTAATACTAcag atTCTGCTGATTGTTTACCATGCTACAAGGAATTTTGGCCTAATGCAAAGAGAGACACTTGCGTTCCTAAGCCTGtagaatttctttcttttcaagaCAGCCTAGGAATCATCCTGGCTACAGTCTCAGCTGTTGGTGCTTGTCTGGCCATTATCACTGCAGctatatttttttgtcacaggACAACTCCAATTGTCAGAGCCAACAACTCTGAGCTGAGCTTCCTGCTGCTCATCTCTCTGACTCTGTGTTTCTTATGTTCATTAACTTTCATTGGAGCACCATCTGATTGGTCCTGCATGCTGCGTCACACTTCATTTGGTATCACCTTTGTTCTCTGTATTTCCTGTGTGCTTGGGAAAACTATAGTGGTTTTAATGGCTTTTAAAGCTACACTTCCAGGTAGTAATGTGATGAAATGGTTTGGTCCTCCACAGCAGAGAATGACTGTCATGTGTTTCACATTTATTCAAGTTTTAATATGTACGATTTGGCTGGTACTTAGCCCTCCCTTTCCTATGAAAAATCTAACCACATACAAGGAGAAGATCATACTGGAATGTGCTTTGGGTTCAGCTTTTGGCTTCTGGGCTGTGCTTGGGTATATAGGCTTACTGGcttcattttgctttgttttagctGTCTTAGCACGTAAATTACCTGATAATTTTAATGAAGCTAAACTCATCACTTTCAGTATGCTGATATTCTGCGCAGTGTGGATCACCTTTATCCCAGCATATGTCAGCTCTCCTGGGAAATTCACTGTGGTTGTGGAGATATTTGCCATTCTGGCTTCCAGCTTTGGACTAATGATGTGTATATTTGCTCCAAAATGTTTTATCATATTATTTAAGCCGGAGAACAACACCAAGaaatatttaatgaacaaaaatcAATCATAG